Proteins from a single region of Mustela erminea isolate mMusErm1 chromosome X, mMusErm1.Pri, whole genome shotgun sequence:
- the LOC116583091 gene encoding nucleosome assembly protein 1-like 1-A, with the protein MEREPAGKGPTSGIPHFWLTAFKNVKILGRMIRKNDEPVLEHLKDVKIKFSGFKEPMSFTIEFIFKSNEYFLNEILTKTYQMRSDPDDSDPFLSKGPEIISSTGCEIYWKEGRNVTMKTSKLQKYEDRRSIVSTTKKTPRYSFFTYFCPPDSPEGRVVDVATDFRLGYFFREILVPKSVLFFTNEASEYKCGSSDDEAREAGGEEKKAEEIRNEEPEKGPEKHLGPGESSS; encoded by the coding sequence atggaaagagagcCTGCGGGAAAAGGGCCAACAAGCGGCATACCTCACTTTTGGttgacagcttttaaaaatgtgaagatcCTTGGGAGGATGATCCGAAAAAATGATGAACCTGTACTCGAGCACTTGaaagatgtaaaaattaaattttcagggTTCAAGGAACCAATGAGCTTCACCATAGAATTTATCTTCAAGTCCAACGAATACTTTCTCAATGAAATCCTGACTAAAACATACCAAATGCGATCAGACCCCGATGATTCCGATCCCTTCCTCTCCAAAGGCCCAGAAATTATCAGCAGCACAGGATGCGAGATCTACTGGAAAGAGGGGAGAAATGTCACCATGAAAACGAGCAAGCTGCAGAAATATGAGGACCGCAGAAGCATTGTATCCACCACCAAGAAGACGCCCCGCTATTCTTTCTTCACCTACTTCTGTCCTCCTGATTCTCCTGAGGGCAGAGTAGTCGATGTCGCCACCGATTTTAGATTGGGTTATTTTTTCCGTGAAATTCTGGTCCCGAAGTCCGTATTATTCTTCACCAATGAAGCCAGTGAATATAAGTGTGGAAGCTCTGATGATGAGGCCCGAGAAGCTGGaggtgaggaaaagaaagcagaagagatcAGAAATGAAGAACCTGAAAAAGGGCCTGAAAAGCATCTGGGCCCAGGAGAGAGCAGTTCCTGA